One region of Helicoverpa zea isolate HzStark_Cry1AcR chromosome 24, ilHelZeax1.1, whole genome shotgun sequence genomic DNA includes:
- the LOC124642377 gene encoding putative nuclease HARBI1, which produces MASEYLAWDLVVLEHRRDVLMGRQIARNKRNDENPLDLEDGQFLQMYRISKEMFHRLLSELRPSLQRRRPYGLSVESQILTALRFYACGCYQQPVGLQWGCSMSQKSVSRVIRAVTSAINEKLLRKYIKFPMTQGERHAAKQKFRNAPQPFPGVIGAIDCTHIKILAPKTNEESYVSGHHEGHSLNVQAVCDPDLIILNINARWPGARHDAHIWANSPVRSTMKRHFENGDRRAWLLGDDGYPLEPWLMTPIKHQQPGTPEYKYTEAHCSARNIIERCFGVLKSVFRCLSHQRQLMYEPYMAGLIINACAVLHNMRITYKLPEPESTTSMQLVDNSRFHDDMLEVTGSGRAVAERIRRRLINTSFT; this is translated from the exons atggcttCTGAATATTTAGCATGGGACTTAGTTGTGCTCGAGCACAGACGCGATGTGCTTATGGGTCGACAAATAGCACGAAACAAGCGAAACGATGAAAATCCCTTGGATTTGGAGGATGGCCAATTTCTTCAAATGTATAGAATTTCAAAGGAAATGTTTCACAGGCTACTAAGTGAACTGCGTCCATCTCTCCAAAGACGACGGCCTTACGGACTTTCTGTGGAGTCCCAA ATACTGACGGCACTCCGATTTTACGCATGTGGGTGCTACCAACAACCTGTTGGCTTGCAGTGGGGTTGTAGCATGAGCCAAAAATCTGTTAGCCGAGTCATCCGGGCTGTAACTTCggcaataaatgaaaaacttttaagaaaatatattaaatttccAATGACTCAAGGAGAACGCCATGCGGCAAAACAGAAATTTAGAAATGCCCCACAGCCATTCCCAGGGGTAATTGGAGCCATTGATTGCACCCATATAAAAATTTTAGCTCCTAAGACCAATGAGGAGTCTTATGTGAGTGGTCACCATGAGGGCCATTCATTAAATGTGCAAGCT GTGTGTGACCCtgatcttattattttaaatattaatgctcGATGGCCAGGAGCGAGACATGATGCTCACATATGGGCAAATTCACCGGTGCGCTCAACAATGAAGCGACATTTTGAAAATGGGGACCGCCGTGCTTGGCTGCttg gtGATGATGGATATCCTCTGGAACCGTGGTTAATGACTCCCATAAAACATCAACAGCCTGGCACACCGGAATATAAATATACCGAAGCACACTGCTCAGCTAGGAACATCATAGAAAGATGCTTCGGTGTGCTAAAATCTGTGTTTAGATGTCTATCACACCAACGCCAGTTAATGTACGAACCCTATATGGCTGGCCTAATAATTAACGCATGTGCAGTGCTCCACAATATGCGGATAACATATAAATTACCGGAACCAGAGTCCACCACATCCATGCAGCTGGTGGATAATAGTAGATTCCATGATGATATGTTAGAAGTTACAG gTTCTGGGCGAGCTGTTGCAGAGCGCATAAGAAGAAGGCTAATTAACACTAgtttcacataa
- the LOC124642170 gene encoding uncharacterized protein LOC124642170, whose protein sequence is MVLLSPSISALRRLIKVCECYAEAHGLRYNTSKSELMVFKSGTKSYDTVPQVTLNGGVLKRVPQFKYLGHWITETLTDDVDVERERRALLVRANMLARRFARCTAQVKITLFKAYCQSFYTCSLWVKYTQKTYNALRVQYNNAIRMLMGLPRFCSASGMFADARVDGFAAIHRKKITSLMHRLRGSPNNFLQLIAGRMDADSSFMEYWTKQHVRCS, encoded by the coding sequence ATGGTACTGCTGAGCCCATCGATCAGTGCCCTCAGGCGCCTAATAAAAGTGTGTGAGTGCTATGCGGAGGCCCATGGGCTCAGGTACAATACGAGTAAGAGCGAACTGATGGTGTTCAAGTCCGGTACGAAGAGCTACGACACCGTGCCGCAAGTCACATTAAACGGAGGTGTTCTTAAGAGAGTGCCGCAGTTCAAGTACCTGGGCCACTGGATCACCGAGACCCTCACAGATGACGTGGATGTGGAGAGGGAACGCAGGGCGTTGTTAGTCAGAGCTAATATGTTAGCCCGTAGGTTTGCACGCTGCACTGCACAGGTTAAAATAACCTTATTTAAAGCGTACTGTCAGTCGTTTTATACGTGCAGCCTATGGGTGAAGTATACGCAGAAGACTTATAACGCCTTGCGTGTTCAATACAATAACGCAATCAGGATGTTGATGGGGTTGCCGCGCTTTTGTAGCGCATCAGGCATGTTTGCGGACGCACGAGTGGATGGCTTTGCAGCAATACATCGCAAAAAAATTACGTCGCTGATGCACCGCTTGCGGGGCAGCCCCAACAATTTCCTGCAACTCATTGCGGGGAGAATGGACGCTGACAGCTCTTTCATGGAGTACTGGACAAAACAGCATGTCAGGTGTTCCTGA
- the LOC124642378 gene encoding uncharacterized protein LOC124642378 has protein sequence MDGEVIETGAGLPGASSLSVRRKRLRSPRVTPAQIDALLSILEARPYLHTRKFTGLQGRENFETGWREVAEELNNLPNGSRKTPEQWMTVWRDLKSRACSKAAKLKKEQKRTGNRGVSTAPLTEAESRIISIVGADYSFGTDCPDAMPEEDLLQHEMEAGVVISEVLTLPHSQARDFVELLPTETTINDSRATAGSSPPPIQEQVQDAPQSPVLQMTVRGRRTETVASSTPPLRQRPRRKRNLNPRQSVSEQYSAARREFLAVAEANAATMKMLATAAQAQADAAKMQAEAAKVQAEATLQLVKVGNKIADAINNYINKNNK, from the exons ATGGACGGTGAAGTCATTGAAACAGGCGCAGGCCTGCCGGGTGCCAGCAGCTTGAGCGTCAG GCGTAAGCGTCTGCGTAGCCCTCGTGTTACACCCGCTCAAATTGATGCACTACTATCAATATTAGAAGCGCGTCCATATTTGCACACGCGGAAATTTACCGGCTTGCAGGGCCGGGAAAATTTCGAAACGGGCTGGAGGGAGGTTGCCGAGGAGCTCAATAATCTCCCTAACGGGTCTAGAAAGACACCAGAGCAGTGGATGACG GTTTGGAGAGACTTAAAAAGCCGCGCTTGCAGtaaggcggcaaaattaaaaaaagaacaaaaacgtaCCGGCAACCGAGGCGTCAGCACTGCTCCCCTGACCGAGGCCGAGAGCCGGATAATTTCAATAGTTGGGGCAGATTATTCCTTTGGGACAGACTGCCCGGACGCTATGCCAGAGGAAGAT ttATTACAACATGAGATGGAGGCTGGGGTGGTAATCTCTGAGGTTCTCACCTTACCTCATTCTCagg ctaGAGATTTTGTGGAATTGTTACCGACTGAAACAA caatCAATGACAGCAGAGCAACGGCTGGTTCTTCACCACCACCCATCCAAGAACAAGTGCAAGATGCCCCTCAGTCGCCAGTACTACAAATGA CAGTACGTGGCAGAAGGACAGAAACTGTTGCATCATCAACACCACCACTGCGACAGAGACCCAGAAGAAAGAGGA ATCTGAATCCTCGCCAAAGTGTTTCTGAGCAATATAGTGCAGCTCGACGAGAATTTCTAGCAGTTGCAGAAGCAAATGCTGCTACAATGAAG ATGCTGGCAACTGCTGCTCAAGCGCAAGCAGATGCTGCCAAGATGCAGGCTGAGGCAGCCAAGGTACAAGCCGAGGCGACGCTGCAATTGGTAAAAGTCGGAAACAAAATAGCTGacgcaataaataattacataaataaaaataataaatga